AAATGTAATCAACTATTATTGCTGCCAAACTAATATCATGGAATTCATACATTATAAATAGGCCTAAAGTTTGAAACTAATATCTATCTAATtattgtttacttttgccaaTGTTTGTTTGACTTTTACTGTTAGGCTATACCAAGCATAAATTATGTAAATGTGTCTTTCACATATTTATAATGTCATGTCATCTAGGATGACCTTTCATTGTTGCAGGTTTTTGAATTGCTGCAATGACCCCAGTAAAAAAGAGTGTTGTAACAAATGAAAGGCCTACAGCTTATATGTGCCCACTTTCTATTTGCCATTTTGATATTCTGCGCCTACCAACATAAATATTTATAGACTTGTGTCATGGATCCCTGTTCCAACCTGATAGGCTGCTGAAAGAACAGTGTCCTCTGATGTGGCACAAAAGGAAGTGAGAAGTATGTGTGCTGCACTCATGACAGATTCTGAGCTTAAACATATGAACAGGAAGCACGACACAACAATTACTTGATGGCCTATGAAAGTCACAGAGTTATTATTACTCACTATAACACTATTTGTAATTTAAGGTTAATGTTCCATTCATAGCCTACAGTGATATCACATACAAATAGATAAattaatacatatacatatgcatacatacatacatacatacatacatacatacatacataaacatatacTGTCCTGAGAAATGTTATCAAATATCTCATTTGCATAATCACAAATACATTGTATTCTCTTGGTTTATAAAAATTAATCGAATATCAGGTGGGAGAGACAAATGTGATACTTGAAACCTTTTTGAAATTATTTGAAAGTATTTAGGTAGCCCTGCCTCCTGCAAAGCACCAGGACGAGAAGCATTGCTCCAAGCCTGGCTGGGTGTGTGGGGGATGGGGCCATGTAAATAGTTTAAAGCCTTCCCTCTTGTTCTCAGACTCAATGTCTAATAAGCTCAGACCAACTGTTACTATACATTACCCTGCTCCACCCACGTGCTATATCAGAAGCAATAAAATCATTATCACCCAGATTGTAATAGGAATTTCACATTTAATAAAatatttctatatatatatgaatacaGTCTACTCTTCTCAACAACTTAATTTTACTGAGCAATCGTGGACTTGCAACAAATTACCCCAAACAGCACCTATTGTTTGTGACCATGTGACAAGGACATCATGAACGCATGCTCTGTTCAGGGCATGTAGATAGAAGAAATATCACAGGACGAAATTCATAAGAGCTGTTTTTGCTTTCAAAGCTGGAGTGTTGTCGCGCATGCTCATTGTTATAATGTGGAAAAACCATATTGAGATCTCTTACTGCACTAGTGCGCATGGCCAATGCTTTAGTGTGATTGATGTTGGTTTGGCTTATGTGCCTGAGCTCCCGGGACACAATCAGCTGCACTTCATATAATACAGAAAGTGCAGTGGCAAGGAGAAGTTTTAGAGCAGGctgcgggagagagagatagtcgaGCCTACAGCACTGCTACGACTGTTATCAAAAAATGTCAGCGAATAAAACCAAGAAAGTGAAAATGGCCACCAAATCATGTCCTGATTGCGACCAACAGGTGAGGAACGTTTAATATTTGTAACAATTTTGCTATGTCTTTGATACATTTTAGGAGCTGTTTGGCTGCTCAACTCTAGGCAGCAAGGATCACTCAAGCAACTATGTCAAAGTTCTGAATGGGAGGGGTTTCAAGATGTATTACATCTAATGCAAGCGATTTCACTTTGTAAATGTCTTTCTTATTTCAGTTAGTGATTCATTAGTATACAAGTTTGGTCGGATCCATATCGCTAGACACGAGTGTAGCTTGTGCTTGAATCATTCTGTAACCGACATATTTTACAGACTGTCAGTCGGAATATTGTGGTAAAGATCTGTGTACCTAGACGTTTCCTTATTTTTGATGCACTATAGCCTATCACTCCTTAATATTGCTACGTTGCAATTTATAGGCAACTTTTGAATAGGTGATTGGCACAATGTTTCATCTTGAATGTTTGGTTAGCCTATGGCTTTTCCTGTTTGATTAGGATTTCTTATGACTGGGGCGATAGCACCCTTAACGTATGCCACATTAACCATCGGTGAATGAAATGGCGACAGTGAAATTACAGAAGAATTTCAGTTTATAGTTTCCCATTGTCCTGTCCTTATCGATTGAAACATTATTCGGTCGTAGAGGAATCAGTCACGTTTAGCTGTTATGAATGGCTTGGTCGTTGGTATTATCGGCACGTGTCCAAAAATGTAGTTTCTTGCTGGCTAGCACCAGCGACTTTTTATCATATATTATGAAGGACATAACATAGCGATGATCAGTTCCTAATACAGAACACATGCGTAATGCTTTGGATATTTTATCGCTGCTCGCCCAAACATATACATTATCAAAGATAACACCGCTATGTGGTAGATATTCGTCAGATGTGCTGTGCATGCAAACCTTTGTGAAATGCTGATACTACCCTACTTCTCAAATATTAACCTtggatttttctttttcctcgCAGATCCCTGTAGCTTGCAAGTCCTGTCCCTGCGGTTATGTGTTCATTAGCCGAAAGCTCTTAAATGCCAAACTAAATGAAAGATCACCACCAGCATTAGGTAATGCTTATTTACTTGATGAATAATTTACAATGCAAAATAAGTAGATTTTGAGTTTCAATATTACATGCGATGATCTATTTTGGAATTCTGTTTCTACTCAGAGGGTCTGCTCAGGGCATAACTACcagaaaattatatatatatatatatatatatatatatgtgtctaTATAACCTATTTCTGATGATTGTGGTATGAATTTGGTAGGAGCCTTATGAATGTCTTCATATGACCTCATATAGGTTAGTCAAGTTTATGGCATGTAGACTAAAACAATTTAATCTGGAAGTCCATTGACTTTTCATACATATTCCTTTAACATAGGAATTTTGCAGTCAGTAAGCCTCCAGGCTTTACTGTCAGATAGCCTATCTATGTGTAGGCTAGTTTAGTCAACAGGGGCAGTTCAGAATGTTGAATTGAGTGGTGCAATAGACAGCAGCCTGACTGCCTGAAAGcgctgtttgcctgtgtgtggagAGTCATGGGGGATGGGTTTACTAATTCCTGGCTGAAAAGCTTGTTCCTTCAGTCTCCCCACTATGTTGTTTCAGAGTGGGAGAGTACAACATCCGTCTCAATAAAAGAAGCCACTTGTGCATATTAAGTTGAGCATGGAATAAGTCTAACTTGACGGTTAATCTTGAAAGAAATTATTATAATGAACTGGTATTTCCACGTCATATGTTGCTTTTGATTTTAGTGTGCttctgtcatgtgtgtgttggggaggcaGGAGGTGAGAATGTATGAAACAAGCCTGTAGAGTCCTCATGGACAGAAAGTAATTTGTTCTTGATGAGAAAGTCCAGGTGATGAGCCACTAGCTTGATTTCATAATGATACGGTTGAACCTGGGCAGTGTGTACAGATCAGACATGAGGCAATGGGGCCAGGCTGAGTGGTTCAGCATGTTAACAGATTACTAGCTTTCTCCCTGACTGCATGAGCAGAGGCTGGTTTTGTATGTGTAccctcatatatatatatatatatatatatatatatatatatatatatatatatatatatatatatatatatataaattatatatatatgctatcgGGATATGTAGTGGTATGCAAAATTCTTTTTACAGATTAAAGAGACACAACAAAAATGGCCTGTACTTTTGTTTGGTGCTAAATGAAAGGCTATAACTATGTAGGATTGGCTATAATATGTGATCTCTAATACCTAATTCTAATATGGTTTTATTAGTTTCACAGTAAACTGTATAAACATAGTTGTCCATGGAAGAGAAGAATGTCTCCTTGTGAGTAGGCCGAGGCGAGTTTTAGATTACAGCTCTCTCGTCTTTAATGACGGGTGTTAGCAagcattctttctctcccttttcacAAGAGTTCACCATTTACTTTTCCTCAGCCAAATATCAGCTCCACTATTCAGGAATTCATCTTTCCATGTTAGCATAGGCTGCCATCCAGCATAAAAATAACTACAAGAACCAATTTTATATCTTAGCCAATGTGATGAAATTGtatagttattttcaaatccTTCTTTTTGGAAAATGCTGCCCATTATGCAAATGTGGGTaaatgtcattttattttttgaaaacaaaaacacaggtgTAAAACGAAAACAGTGAAGGATCTCAAGACCAGTGTATTCCTTTAAGTTATATAACATGTAAGAATGAAGCGTTTCGGTTTTCTTTGTGACTGATTTAACTAAATATCTAATGATGATAAACCAGTGCAGTAGGTGAATGTGTCACAACCTTCTGCAAATAAAATGAGTCATATCCTTAATCTCTCTCAAGACATTTGTGTTCCTGTTTAGGCAGGCTGTTGGCAAGACTAGAATTCCTCAGCTGTGCAGTCTTTCATGGGATGGAAATGCTTAAAAGGCACTGCCTGCTGCACTGGAAAGAACTCAAAATCTATTAAAATAAGATGAGCAAACACATCTTGTGTCTTGTGAATGTTAAATCACAACATGGCACACCCTCTCAAGAGTATAGgttcaaaatataaaaaaaaatggacatGGCTCATTGAGTGTTCATCTGCATGTGTTAATGTATAACTCTCAATGGTGAGATCTTGGCAGGCATTGTCATGCGTTTGATTGGTAGTCATTGTGAAACCACTCTacactctttctgtttctttctcctccCACACCTCTGAGGTGTCACAGTGTGTCACCATTTTCAGTTCATTTTTAAGGATGAGGAGCCATAAAAATAATTCCCCATGAGTAAAGCAGCAGGCCTACTTCCTGTTAGGCTAATGAGTGGCTTGCTGATTAGATCCCTGAGTCTGAGGAGATAGCCACACTGTTGACCCATATATACTGCTGTCAGTGGGGGATACTGCTCAAAGAACAGCATGTTATGTGGTGCAGCCTGGGTTGCAGTATTTTTTGAGCTAATTTATGAGGAAATTGTTTAGTTAAAATGTGTAAAACGTGTATTTGAATATTCAGgaacacatctttcttgtaTTTATTTAACAAGGTCATCTTGTTCTGTGCTGGTATTCTATCaacaacaccagcagcacatGCATGATGTAACATATGTAATTAAAGCCATTCTGCTTTTACCTTTTTGAAATGTTGCTGAAGTGTCAGTTTTCATTTTTGTCCACTGGAGGTACCATTGAGCAGAACTAGGGGGGGAAATCAACATTGAAGTGAAGCGTAAACATTTATTGGCTTTTGTTATACGGTCACAtgcaatttaatttttttttgtttacagtGGTCTTTAACTCTTTTTTTCCATTAGATAAACTGGATGCAAAGAGAAGACGGACGGAACGAATCCGCCGAGAAAAGATCAACTCTACCTCCACTAATGATATGGAAAACAGAAGGCGGTCTCGctccaacagccaatcagagcagATTCGCAGAGGAAGGGGTAGACCTAAGACCACAGGTCTGAagaaacaggaggaggagaaaggtaATTCTGTCACCTGGACTCCTGCTTTCATCGGCTGTATTGTATTAAGAGACTAGGTaaagtattgtattgtattgtattaagAGACTAGGAAAGTAAGGTCGGTAAGTTGTGCTGTTGTGGGCATTATTCTGTGCCATTTTGTTCAATAAGCTGACTGGCACAGACAAAAAAGTGGTGTGACTGCATTCTGTGCATACCTTTCACAGACAGTTTAGCACAGTATACTGGCAGCTCTGAGATGTacatttcaaacacattttGACATTATTAATACCAATGAGGGCTTTAGGATGAACAATTTAAATGATTACCTTTTCAAGACGGGAGGCACACAATCATTTTGTGCTGCTGAATATTATACCATtgtcaaaaaataataaattcTGACATTTCTATTCCTCTTGTCGGAGTGTAGATGTATGTATAGGGTGCTAAACCAGTATGTGTAGTTGAAGACTATGTTATGGTTTGTGCATTTCTCCTTCATTTCCCCATTCAGTTCTTTGAAAATACTATTTGGCAGGCATCTGTTTTCAGAGGATTCATTCTCCTTTGCTGGAGTTATCTAGAGGATTTAAGCTGCTTCTCTCACCTCATTCCTTAGTCAGCTCACACAGCAACCCGCATATTGCAAATATACCCTTTCAGTCctgtgtgagagtgagggagggagggagggagggagaggtgagggagagggatgcACAGATTCTGGACTTTTCATATGACATGTTGGCTTTACAGAGACATTATGTCAGGGATGGTGTCCAATTTTCACCCCTGTGAGGCAAGATCCACGTTGTCAGAGTGAACAAAGCAAACATGGCTGTTGGTGTTAGTCTGCTCTGTGAATTCTTTAGCAAAGGTCTGCTCTAACAGTAATCGCTGCATTGTAGTTTATTAGATTAATTACACTGAATAACATTTATCGTAGCGCATGGGAAGAATATCTGCTCCAAAAGCACGAGAAGAGCTCGATTAGTTAAGCATGGTGGTGAAGTGGGAGTCATTGTGTTCAGATTAATGATTTACAGGCGGGCTGCTCTCTCGGCTCACTGCTAAATAAATCATGGTGTCACTTTTGGAGCTGACGCTATATCTACTCTTTCAGGCAGGGGAATATGCATGTCACAGTTTATTTGGAAGTGTATCATTTTTCACAGCCCTAATCAGAAGTTGATAAGTAATGTAATTCAACAATACATTGTAAAtcacaaaataataattaaatgcGCATGGGCCTATGGACTTGTCTTGaaatatttatttgtatattaaGATTGTATATTGTCTTAGTCATTCTCACAAATGTGTCCTATTACTCTTTTGTGTTGTGACAGTAGAAAAACAAGAGAAGGAGGTCGATATCTACGCCAATCTGTCAGACGAGAAGGCCTTTGTGTTCTCGGTGGCCTTGGCTGAAATCAACCGTAAGATCCTTGGCCAGAGACTGATCCTGTAGCTGTTACACTGGTGCTGACTGACAGGTGAAACTCAGGAGTCCTGCTGCCGAGGCCCAGGCATGGCCTCTGTGTATGACagaagaggggtggggggggggggggggggatggtcgAGGAGGACTTTAAGACTCAGACCTACTTTTGATAGTGGGAGCCACTTGGACTGGTTGACACCTGGGGTGTTGCCTGGGAAACGTGGCCATGCAGACACCTGCTCTGcctggagagaggaggtggaacCACTGGCTGACTTGACGAGGAAGCGTGAGAAACGAAGCCTCTGTGGGCAAAAGATTCTGGTGCTCTGCGAAGTCTATATGTATTTATCTTTTCATCAGATTTTACATGACACGATAAGCTGAGGGTCCATCGCCATCGATAGAGGAATGCTAGCTGTTCAGTAGAGCTGACTGTTTTTTAAAAGGAGGTGATAACTATGCCAGGTTTTGCTCTAAACTGTCACAGGGCTGTTCGGGTACTGTAATTGTGACTTCAGTGTAGTCCTAGGTTTGCTGATCTACTTAACTGTTCATTGTAGATGCCATGCAGCCCTGTCGTTGACTAGCAAACCTAGTTTTTATGCTTGTGGGAATACCATTGTATATCTTTATTTATTATGCCCGTTCCACTCTAATTTAAATGCTTATTTTATTATCCTCTTTTGTTTCTGTTTCATAAGTGGCAAAGCATATCTAATGTAATATTTGCTCTGTATATGAGCGTATTAAGTGTCAAAGCAAAAATCCACTTTGATTTTAACTCCTGAGGTTACAAGAGGTAAATTCCTGCCATACTTGGTCTTTTGTTTTTGCACTGTCTCAGTTGTCCATTAATGGGAAAACATCTTCAGATTACTGCACTCCACTAGGCTTATGTTCCAACACAGAAAATCCTTTTAAGTATTATTTTAAAGAACGATTCCTGTGATACAATCTGACTCCAGGCTGTGATCTGCTCCCAATTTATCGCCAGAACAAAATGATCTGGAATTTAGAGAGAACAGATGAAAAATGATAGCAAAAGT
The Alosa sapidissima isolate fAloSap1 chromosome 14, fAloSap1.pri, whole genome shotgun sequence DNA segment above includes these coding regions:
- the c14h16orf87 gene encoding UPF0547 protein C16orf87 homolog isoform X2 — protein: MSANKTKKVKMATKSCPDCDQQIPVACKSCPCGYVFISRKLLNAKLNERSPPALDKLDAKRRRTERIRREKINSTSTNDMENRRRSRSNSQSEQIRRGRGRPKTTGLKKQEEEKEKQEKEVDIYANLSDEKAFVFSVALAEINRKILGQRLIL
- the c14h16orf87 gene encoding UPF0547 protein C16orf87 homolog isoform X1 → MSANKTKKVKMATKSCPDCDQQIPVACKSCPCGYVFISRKLLNAKLNERSPPALDKLDAKRRRTERIRREKINSTSTNDMENRRRSRSNSQSEQIRRGRGRPKTTGLKKQEEEKVEKQEKEVDIYANLSDEKAFVFSVALAEINRKILGQRLIL